The following are encoded together in the Lathyrus oleraceus cultivar Zhongwan6 chromosome 3, CAAS_Psat_ZW6_1.0, whole genome shotgun sequence genome:
- the LOC127127197 gene encoding DExH-box ATP-dependent RNA helicase DExH17 — protein sequence MDSYSLKSVSDLPQPFQSCFSFRYFNSLQSECFPTCYHSDVNMVISAPTGSGKTVLFELCILRLLAKSISSEGRFIHVKGSLKTIYIAPSKALVQEKVRDWNQKFGPWGIYCLELTGDNESYTPKNINEADIVLTTPEKFDAVSRYGIESGGLSFFSDIALLLIDEVHLLNDPRGAALEAVVSRIKIVSRNPKMELNPLSQVRFLALSATIPNIEDLAKWLLVPDQGIKRFGEEMRPVKLTTKVFGYAPAKNDFLFEKRLQNYIFDILMQYSKGKSALIFCSTRKGAQEAAQRLAQIVMNFGQSNPFVKSREQQDQLREASLSLSDKQMQSYILYGVGYHNGGLCLKDRSIVEGLFLKGDIQILCTTNTLAHGINLPAHTVVIKSTQHFNKEKGLYMEYDRSTILQMSGRAGRPPFDDTGMVIIMTRRETVHLYENLLSGCELVESQLLSCVTEHLLAEIVQLTVTDITKAIEWMKCSYLYVRMKKNPTNYAIEKGISDGRIEKHVQEVCVQKVNELSQYQMVWVDEDGFLLRPLDPGRLMTKYYLRFNTMKQIMRTPENCSLEDALRVVCFAEEIAWIQLRRNEKKLLNDINADKDGRLRFHILGDKGKKKKRIQTREEKIFILANDCFTGDPSVHDLSLIQDINSICSNGCRIAKCMKDYFVYKKNFKGAANSALLAKSFNQKLWDDSPYLLKQLPGIGMVTAKALHSMGIKSFEALTEADPRKIEIVTGRKYPFGNHIKDSLLSLPPKVDVKLAEIESHTHGKSKLAVTLTRISESGQSAKRHYADMIIGLEEDNTILFHEKIRVDQFSSPYSTTVLVPISQGKQTIKANFIFEEYIGIDVHQKLFLMKEGNSNMILRRNRKQTSFPPPEEIFVIQDDDINLTHIPQEETSTWSKDKDIPSFDLFDEMFEEGGNTLEVEEEKVKIITEKTVFDHIREKAKNFSLLSSFENIHCPSVEVFLGRNHAREKGSYYGREKRSYHGHEVVVLDDDNNKVPGQTDVNFPADLRKEDKGTNLCLTLNDNNLAESSYNMSSLVDDTGVFFPEPKARSYENVTEETVFDHIKRKSKDFPQISKHDCAQTAIPKTEFFSKNHPNSLKSALGVVPKTNFSDTVTGNMLMSDKEPADTKNYSSGIQVGNSVEHKKFEDSFCTDGVVNICKGFLTPNSVQSSNFVPIGGFPMSKEKNWSSDSGSFEQSSKKQRCLPMESKEEKLNPCETIRQFCSWETSGQMNQTEPCLRFKSVFSFL from the exons ATGGATTCATATTCTTTGAAGTCTGTGTCCGATTTGCCTCAACCTTTTCAATCGTGTTTTAGTTTCAG ATATTTTAATTCACTTCAGAGTGAATGCTTTCCTACCTGTTACCACTCTGATGTAAACATGGTCATCTCTGCTCCAACCGGAAGTGGTAAAACAGtactctttgagctttgcattttGAGGCTTCTCGCCAAGTCCATTTCATCTGAGGGAAGATTCATACATGTGAAGGGATCTCTTAAAACA ATCTATATTGCCCCGTCTAAGGCTTTAGTTCAGGAGAAGGTCCGTGACTGGAATCAGAAATTTGGACCATGGGGGATATATTGCCTTGAGCTGACAGGCGACAATGAATCTTACACTCCAAAAAATATAAATGAAGCAGATATCGTTCTAACCACTCCAGAG AAATTTGATGCAGTGTCACGATATGGTATAGAAAGTGGTGGCTTGAGCTTTTTCAGTGACATAGCACTTCTTTTAATTGACGAGGTTCACCTGCTGAATGATCCCCGTGGAGCTGCCCTGGAAGCAGTTGTTAGCAGGATAAAAATTGTGTCTCGCAATCCAAAAATGGAATTAAATCCTCTGTCTCAGGTCCGCTTCCTCGCTTTATCCGCAACAATTCCAAATATTGAGGATCTAG CTAAGTGGCTCTTGGTTCCTGACCAAGGGATCAAAAG GTTTGGAGAAGAAATGAGGCCAGTAAAGCTGACAACCAAGGTTTTTG GCTATGCTCCAGCCAAGAATGATTTTCTATTTGAGAAG CGCCTTCAAAACTATATTTTTG ATATTCTCATGCAGTACTCTAAAGGGAAATCGGCGCTTATATTTTGTTCAACAAGAAAAGGTGCTCAGGAAGCAGCTCAGAGACTCGCTCAAATTGTCATGAATTTCGGCCAATCAAATCCTTTCGTTAAGAGCAGAGAGCAGCAAGATCAGCTGAGGGAGGCTTCTCTATCACTTAGTGACAAACAAATGCAGTCATATATTCTTTATGGTG TTGGTTATCACAATGGCGGGCTTTGCCTCAAAGATCGCAGTATCGTGGAAGGCCTTTTTCTTAAAGGTGACATCCAAATACTTTGCACTACAAATACACTAGCCCATGGAATCAACCTCCCAGCACATACAGTGGTGATTAAATCAACACAACACTT CAACAAGGAAAAAGGTCTTTACATGGAATATGACCGCTCCACTATATTGCAG ATGTCAGGAAGGGCAGGCCGACCACCATTTGATGATACAGGCATGGTTATAATCATGACAAGGAGAGAAACG GTTCATTTGTATGAGAACCTCTTAAGTGGGTGTGAGCTAGTGGAATCACA ATTACTCTCTTGTGTGACAGAGCATTTACTTGCCGAAATAGTTCAATTGACAGTAACTGATATTACAAAAGCAATTGAATGGATGAAATGTTCATACTTGTATGTTAGAATGAAAAAG AATCCCACGAACTATGCAATTGAGAAAGGAATTTCTGATGGCCGTATAGAGAAACATGTGCAAG AGGTTTGTGTTCAGAAAGTTAACGAGTTATCACAGTATCAAATGGTCTGGGTTGATGAAGATGGTTTCCTCTTGAGACCACTAG ATCCTGGAAGGTTAATGACAAAGTACTATTTGAGATTTAACACCATGAAGCAGATAATGCGGACTCCTGAAAACTGCAGTTTAGAAGATGCTCTTCGTGTTGTATGCTTTGCCGAAGAAATTGCAT GGATACAGCTCAGACGCAATGAAAAGAAGCTCTTAAATGATATCAATGCAGACAAAGATGGACGGCTTCGATTTCACATTCTTGGAGAtaaaggaaaaaagaaaaagcGCATTCAAACAAGAGAAGAGAAGATATTTATTTTAGCAAATGACTGCTTCACTGGTGATCCTTCCGTGCATGACCTATCTCTAATTCAA GACATAAATTCTATATGTTCAAATGGATGTAGAATTGCAAAATGCATGAAAGATTATTTTGTCTATAAAAAGAATTTCAAAGGAGCTGCGAATTCAGCCCTTCTAGCCAAATCATTTAACCAGAAACTTTGGGATGATAGTCCATACCTTTTAAAACAGTTGCCTGGAATTGGGATGGTTACAGCAAAG GCACTGCATTCAATGGGAATTAAATCATTTGAAGCACTCACTGAAGCTGATCCGAGGAAAATAGAGATAGTGACTGGTCGAAAATACCCATTTGGTAACCATATTAAAGATTCTCTCTTATCACTACCTCCAAAAGTTGATGTGAAGCTTGCAGAAATTGAAAGCCATACACATGGAAAGTCTAAGCTAGCAGTAACATTGACTAGGATATCAGAGTCAGGGCAGTCAGCAAAACGACATTATGCTGATATG ATCATTGGTTTGGAAGAAGACAACACTATTCTCTTTCATGAAAAAATTAG GGTTGATCAGTTTTCCAG CCCATATAGCACAACAGTTCTTGTGCCCATCTCACAAGGGAAGCAGACTATCAAAGCCAATTTTATATTTGAGGAATACA TTGGTATTGATGTCCATCAAAAGCTTTTCCTTATGAAAGAGGGCAATTCAAACATGATTTTAAGAAGAAACAGGAAGCAGACTTCTTTTCCTCCACCTGAAGAGATATTTGTAATACAAGATGATGACATAAATTTAACTCATATACCGCAGGAAGAGACAAGCACTTGGAGCAAGGATAAGGACAT TCCCAGTTTCGACCTCTTCGATGAAATGTTTGAGGAAG GTGGCAACACTCTCGAGGTTGAAGAAGAGAAAGTCAAAATTATCACTGAGAAAACAGTATTTGATCACATACGGGAGAAAGCCAAAAACTTTTCTCTCCTGTCTTCATTTGAAAACATCCACTGTCCATCAGTGGAGGTCTTTCTTGGAAGAAATCATGCCCGTGAGAAGGGGTCATACTATGGTCGTGAGAAGAGGTCTTACCATGGGCATGAGGTAGTTGTCTTGGATGATGACAACAATAAAGTTCCAGGACAAACTGATGTCAATTTTCCTGCAGATCTCAGAAAAGAAGACAAAGGTACCAACCTCTGTCTGACTTTAAATGATAATAATCTAGCTGAAAGCTCATATAACATGAGCAGTTTAGTTGATGATACAG GTGTTTTCTTCCCTGAACCTAAAGCAAGAAGTTATGAGAATGTAACTGAAGAAACAGTATTTGACCATATAAAAAGAAAATCTAAGGATTTTCCTCAGATCAGTAAGCATGATTGTGCGCAGACAGCAATCCCGAAAACTGAATTCTTCTCAAAGAACCATCCCAATTCTTTGAAATCTGCTTTAGGTGTGGTACCAAAGACTAATTTCTCAGACACGGTGACTGGCAATATGCTAATGTCAGATAAGGAACCTGCTGATACGAAAAACTATTCATCTGGTATTCAAGTTGGTAATTCTGTTGAGCACAAGAAATTTGAAGATTCCTTTTGCACAGATGGAGTAGTTAATATTTGTAAGGGCTTTTTAACCCCCAATTCTGTCCAATCGTCCAATTTTGTTCCAATTGGTGGTTTTCCAATGTCTAAAGAGAAAAACTGGTCATCAGATTCTGGAAGCTTTGAACAGAGCAGTAAGAAGCAGCGTTGTTTGCCAATGGAATCAAAAGAAGAGAAGTTAAATCCATGTGAAACAATAAGACAGTTCTGTTCTTGGGAAACTTCAGGCCAAATGAATCAAACAGAGCCATGTCTCAGGTTTAAAAGCGTATTCTCTTTTCTCTAA